A segment of the Candidatus Brevundimonas phytovorans genome:
GCGGAGTACCGCCTGACCCTGCGCGCCGACAACGCCGACCTGCGTCTGACGGCGCTGGGCGTCGCCGCCGGCGTAGTCGGGTCGGCGCGCGCGAAAGTATGGCTGACGAAGGCCGCGCAGTTGGACCGGGCGAACCGTGTTTCACGTGAAACCCAGTTCACGCCCAAGGAGGCTGGAGCGCTGGGCATCACCGTCAATGCTGACGGCCAGCGCCGGTCGATCCGCGACCTCCTGTCCTTTCCCGGTGTGACGCTGGACCATTTCGCTGGCGTCCGGCCTGAAGTCGCCGATTGGTCGCCCGCCGTGCGCGAACAGGTCGAGATCGACGCCGTCTACGCCGGCTATCTGGACCGCCAGGCGTCGGAGGCCGAGGCCTTGCGTCGGGAGGAGGGCCTGTCCCTGCCCGACGGTCTCGACTATGCCGCCATCGGCGGGCTGTCGAACGAGGTCCGCGAGAAGCTGATCCTGGTCCAGCCCCGCACCCTGGGGCAGGCGGGCCGGATTGAAGGCATGACGCCGGGCGCCCTGACGGCCCTGTTGGCCCATGTGAAGAAGGCGACGCCGCTCGCCGCAGAAGTCGAGACCATCGTCGCGTGAGCCTGGATCCCGTCGCCGCCTTCCGCGCCCACACCGGCGCCAGTGAAGCCCAGATCAATGATCTGACCGCCTTCCTCGCCATGCTGACCGAGGCCAATGAGGTGATGAACCTTGTCGGCCCGGACTCCATTCCCGACTTCTGGAACCGTCACGCCTGGGATAGCGCCCAGCTTCTGACCCAGGCGCCCGAGGCTCTGACCTGGGCCGATCTGGGTGCCGGGGCCGGATTTCCCGGCGTGGTTCTCGCCATCCTGCTGAAGGATCGCCCCGACGCCCATGTCTGGCTGATCGACAGCCTGGGCAAACGTTGCCGCTTCCTGGAACAGGTGGTCGAGGCGTTGGATCTGCCAGCTACGGTCGTCAACGGCCGGGCCGAGGAGCAGGACGTCGAGGTCGACATCGTCACCGCTCGCGCCGTGGCTCCGATGGAGAAACTTCTGGCTTATGCACAACCTTACTTCCAGCACGGTGCACAAGGCCTGTTCCTGAAGGGCGAGAAGGCCGAAGCTGAGTTGAAAGAGGCGGCCAAGGTCTGGCAGTTTAAGAGTGACCTCTCCGTCTCGCGCAGCGACCCGCGCGGCCGCATCGTCCACATCCGGAGTCTTCGCCGTGTCCGCTGATCGCGAGAAACAGACCCGAGTCCTGGCTGTCTCCAACCAGAAGGGCGGGGTGGGCAAGACCACGACCGCCATCAACCTCGGCACCGCCCTGGCCGCCATCGGCGAAAAGGTGCTGATCGTCGACATGGACCCGCAGGGCAATGCCTCGACGGGTCTGGGTGTTCCACGTGAAACACGCCGAGCGACGATCTATGACGTCATCGTCGATGGCCGCCCGATCGACCAGTCGGCGGTTGAAACCGCTGTCCCGGGCCTCTTTATCGTGCCGGCCGACGCCGACATGTCGGGCGTTGAGATCGAACTGAGCCAGGCGGACCGTCGCTCCTATCGTCTGCGCGACGCCCTCGCGGCGCAGGGCGGCAACGGCCATACGCGGTATGACTATGTCCTGATCGATTGCCCGCCGTCGCTGAACCTGCTGACGCTGAACGCCATGGCCGCCGCCGATGCCGTTCTGGTGCCGCTTCAGTGCGAGTTCTTTGCGCTGGAGGGCCTGACCCAGCTGATGCGGACCATCGACATGGTCAAGCAGAGCCTCAATCCGGCGCTGGAGATCCAGGGCCTGGTCCTGACCATGTACGACCGCCGCAACGCCCTGTCGGGCCAGGTGGCGGCTGACGTGCGCGCCCACTTTGGCGACAAGGTCTATGACAGCGTCATTCCCCGCAACGTGCGGGTGTCGGAGGCGCCGTCCTTCGGCAAGCCGGTGCTGATCTATGATCTGAAATGCACCGGCAGCCAGGCTTATCTGAAGCTGGCGCGCGAGCTTGTGGCCCGCGAACGCCAGCGTCGTCAGGCGCTCGCCGCCTGATTGGCGGCTCTTTCGATTAAGTAGAACGGAATCAGCATCTTGTCCGAACGTCAACGTGGTCTGGGTCGCGGCCTGTCGGCCCTTCTGGGAGAGAACGTCGCCGAGAGCGCGCCGGTGGACGGCGGGGCTCAGCCGACGGGCGTGCGCGCCGTGCCGATCGAGAGCCTGAAGCCCAACCCCGATCAGCCACGCAAACAGTTCGCCGCCGAGCATCTGGAAGAACTGACCGCCTCGATCCGCGACAAGGGCGTGCTGCAGCCCATCCTGGTGCGGGCCCAGCCCGGTGAGGACGGCATGTGGCAGATCATCGCCGGCGAGCGCCGCTGGCGCGCCGCCCAGGCCGCCAGGCTGAAATTCGTGCCTATCATCGAACGCCCCATGGACGACGTGGAGGTGATGGAGGTCGCCATCATCGAAAACGTCCAGCGCGCCGATCTGAACCCGGTCGAAGAGGCCATGGCCTATGGCTCGCTGATCTCGCGTTTCGGCCGCACCCAGGACGCCCTGGCTGGCGTGGTCGGCAAGAGCCGCAGCCATGTCGCCAATACCCTGCGCCTGCTGCAACTGCCCGACAGCGTCCTGACCCATGTCATGGAAAACCGGCTCTCGGCCGGTCATGCCCGCGCCCTGATCACGGCCCCCAACCCTGAGGCCCTGGCTGAACAGGTCCTCTCCAAGGGCCTGAACGTGCGTCAGACCGAGGCCCTGGCTCGTCGCGCCGCGGATGGTCCCAAGGCCTCCAAGGCCAAGCCGGCCTTGAGCGGGGAGGGCGCCGCCGACGTCGCCGCTCTGGAGCAGGATCTGGCCGATGCGCTCGGCCTCAAGGTCCTGCTGACCGACAAGGGCGGCAAGGGCGAACTGACCATCAAATACGCCACCCTGGAACAACTCGACGACCTGTGTCGCCGCCTGATGCGCGGCTAAGGTCTTTCCGGTCAGGACGTGCTAGGGTGCGGCCATGACTGATCAAACCGACAAGACCAGCGCGACCGACGCCCTGAAACGCGCCCTCGCCGCCAAGAAGGCCGGGGCCCGGGGCGGGCAGCCCGGCGCCAAGACCGTGGGCAAGGCCCCTGAAAAGGCCATGCAGCGTCAGGCGGCGGCGGCGAACAAGCCGGCTTTCCGCAAGGCGTCGAAACGGGGCTAAATAGTTCTTTCCTCCCCATTTCATGGGGAGGTGGCGCGGCGCGAAGCGACGTGACGGAGGGGGCGACTCAAACGTCAGCCCTCTGTGCCGCCCCCTCCACCGTTACGCGGTCCCCCTCCCCACAAGTGGGGAGGAAAGGGGCGACGACCTCAAGTAGCGCGAAAGCGCGGTAGGCCCTCGCTCAAAGTCCCATGCGCTTGGCGCGGGCGGAGATTTCCAGCAGCAGGCGTTCGGCGATCAGGGCTTCGGGCATGCCCGTGGTCTTGGTGGCGATGTCGGCGGTGTTGACGTTGTCCTGCACCTCGTCGAGCGTCTCCAGACGCCAGGCGCGGGCCTGACGCAGCATCTCGGCCTCCTGCTTCCAGAAGACGCCGGCGGACTTGGCCGCCTCCTTGGCGCCCGCGCCGGAGGCTTGCAGGACGTTGATCCGGCGCAGTTTGCCGAGGTGTATGGCGGCCATGCGCACGGCCATGACGGCGCTTTCGCCCTCGGCCAGGGCGCGGCGCAGGCCGGATTGGGCCGGGCCGGGGCGTCCGCCGAAGGCTTGCAGGGCGGCGTCGGACAGGGAGGCGTCGGGCTCTACGCCCAGATGTTCTTCCAGTTCCGGCACGTCGATGGTGCGGCCGGAGCCAGGCCCGATGTAGAGGACCAGACGTTCGATTTCCTGACGCATCAGACCGCGCTCGCGAGGCAGGCGGGCGACGAAGCGGTCCAGGGCGTCCGAAGTCAGGCCCACCTTGTCGGCCCCCAGGGCCTCGCGCGTCATGCGGGCCACGTCGCCGACCTCGTCCTCGTAGCAGGCGATACCGACGGCGCCGGGCGACTTCTCGGCGGCCTTCCGCAGGGCGGATTCGCGGCCGAGCGCCCCGGCCTCGATGACCAGCATGGCGTCGGGATTGTAGCCGCCGTCGGCGTGCACGGTCAGGGCGGCGGCGATGGCCTTGTCGACGCTGGCCTTGCCGTCCGACAGGCGGATGCGCACCAGACGGCGCCCGCCGATCATGCTCAGGGCCGTCAGCGCCTCCTCCAGCTTGACCGCATCGCCGTCGATATCGGCCTCGGTCAGGAAGGTGACGTTGAACGGATCGTTTAGGTCGGGCGTGATGGCCTTGTAGAGGGTCAGGGCCCGCTCGGTGACGCCTGAGCGGTCCTTGCCGTGGATGACGGCGGCGCGGATGTGGGCGTCGGGCGACTTCAGGAAGCGGTCGACCTCGGGCCGTTTGGCCAGGATCACGCGCCCATCCCCTTCAGAACAGGCCTCACTGGCCCGCCAGGGCGCGCATCATGTCCAGCCGGATCAGGCGCGCCAGATCGGCGGCGGCCCGGTCCTCGCCGTCCTGCTGGGCGGTGATGGCGGCATAGGGCTGGTCGGCGGCGGCATAGGTGGTGGTCGTGGTCTGCGAGCCCTTGATCGGGACGCCGCCGCTGGCCGGGGTCAGGGTCCAGTCGGCCTTGACCGTCAGCTCATAGCGGCTGGCCGTGTCGTCGATGCGACGACCCAGGGGCCGACGTTCCTGCGTCACTTCCGTCGCCAGCCGATAGAGGGGCTGGGCCGAACCATCGCGGCCGAAGGCGTCCTCCAGCTGCTCGCGCAGTCGGTAGCCGAGGCGGTTGTCGGGCGTGGTCACGGCGATGCGCGACAGGCCTGCGCCCACGCCTGTGTCACCATAGAGGGGCGTGAAGCCGCAGCCGGACAGCAGGGCCGCGCCCGCCACGGCGATCAGGGCGAGGGCGCGACGCATCAGCCGGCCACCAGATTGACGATACGGTCGGGCACCACGATCACCTTGCGGACGCTGAGGTTGTTGGCGGCAAGGTAGGCCTGAACCGTCGGGTTGGCGAGAGCGGCGGCCTCGACTGTCGCATTGTCCGACCCGCGCGGCAGGACGACCTCGCCCCGACGCTTGCCGCCGATCTGGACGGGCAGGGTGACTTCGTCGTCAGCGGCCAGGGCCGCGTCAAACACGGGCCAGGGCGCGTCCAGAACCATGCCGGCCTCACCCAACCGCGCCCAGGCTTCTTCGGCCAGGTGGGGGGTGAAGGGGGCGATCAGGCGGGCCATGGTCGACAGGGCGGTTCTCCTCGCCTCAAAGCCGGCCTTGTCGTGCTGACGCAGGGTGGCCAGGAAGGCGTAGAGCTTGGCGATGGCCGAGTTGAAGCGGAAGCCTTCGACGCCCTCGCTGACGGCCTTGATGGTCTTGTGCGTCTCGCGGATCAGGCTGGCGTCCACGTCGGCGTTGGCGGGCGCTGACGGATCCAGGCTGTCGAACTCGGTCCAGACGCGCTGGACGAAGCGGCTGGCGCCCTCGACGCCGCCCGCCGACCACTGCACGTCGCGTTCGGGCGGGCTGTCCGACAGAACGAACAGGCGGCCAGCGTCGACGCCGTAGGCCTCGATGATGTCCTGGGGGGCGACGACGTTCTTCTTGGACTTGGACATCTTCTCGATGTCGCCGATCGTCAGGGCGGCGCCATTGGACAGACGGGTGGCGACGCGCTGGCCGTCCACCGTCTCGATGCGGACATCCGAAGGCTCGACCCAGCGCGGCTTGCCGCTGGCTTCATGGCCTTCGTAATAGGTCTCGTGGACCACCATGCCCTGGGTGAACAGGCCGGCGAAGGGCTCCTTCACGTCCATCAGGCCGGCGTCCGACAGGGCGCGGGTGATGAAGCGGGCGTAGAGCAGGTGCAGGACCGCGTGTTCGACGCCGCCGATATATTGATCGACCGGCAGCCACTTGGACGCGGCGGCCTTGTTGATCGGCGCATCGGCCTTGGGGTCGGCGAAGCGGGCGAAATACCAGCTGGAATCGACGAAGGTGTCGAGCGTGTCGGTCTCGCGACGGGCCGCGCCGCCGCAGGTGGGGCAGGCGACGTGCTTCCAGGTCGGGTGACGGTCCAGCGGGTTGCCAGGCACGTCGAAGGTCACGTCCTTGGGCAGCTCGACCGGCAGTTGATCCGCCGGGACCGCCACCGGGCCGCAGGCCTCGCAGTGGATGATGGGGATGGGGCAACCCCAGTAGCGCTGGCGGCTGACGCCCCAGTCGCGCAGGCGATAGATGGTCTTCGCCTCGCCAGCCGCCGCCGCCTCGATGCGGGCGATGGCCTCGGCCTTGGCGGCGTCGATGTCCAGGCCGTTCAGGAAGTCGGAATGGAAGATCGAGCCGGGGCCGGTGTAGGCCTCATTGGCCACGGCGAAGTCGTCGCCGGCGCCTTCGGGACGGACGACCGGGATCACCGGCAGGTTGTATTTGCGGGCGAAGTCGAGGTCGCGCTGGTCGTGGGCCGGGCAGGCGAAGATGGCGCCCGTGCCGTATTCCGACAGGATGAAGTTGGCGATCCAGACCGGAACCTCGGCCCCGGTGAAGGGGTGGACCACCTTCAGACCCGTGTCCCAGCCGATCTTTTCGGCCTGTTCGATCTCGGCCTGAGAGGCCCCGCCCTTGCGGCATTCGGCGACGAAGGCGGCGACGCGCGGGTCGGCCTCGGCCAATTGCTTCGAGATGGGGTGATCGGGGGCCAGGCCGACGAAGCTGGCGCCGAACAGGGTGTCGGGTCGGGTCGTGTAGACCTCGACGGCCTCATGCCCGGTCGGCGCGGCGTCGGGCGCAAAGGCCCACTTCATCTGCAGACCCCTGGAGCGGCCGATCCAGTTTTCCTGCATCAGGCGGACCTTGTCGGGCCAGCGGCCTTCCAGTTCGGACAGGCCGTCGATCAGATCGTCCGCATACTGAGTAATGCGCAGGAACCACTGGTTCAGCTTGCGCTTTTCGACCAGGGCGCCCGAGCGCCAGCCGCGCCCGTCGATGACCTGCTCGTTGGCCAGGACCGTATTGTCGACCGGGTCCCAGTTGACCACGCCGTCCTTGCGATAGACCAGACCGCGTTTGTACAGCTCCAGGAACCAGGCCTGCTGCTTGCCGTAGTAGGCCGGGTCGCAGGTGGCGAACTCGCGGCTCCAGTCCAGCGACAGGCCCAGCAGCTTCAGCTGGTCGCGCATGGTGGCGATGTTGGACCAGGTCCAGTCGCCGGGGTGGACGCCGCGCTCCATGGCCGCGTTCTCGGCCGGCATGCCGAAGGCGTCCCAGCCCATCGGATGCAGGACGTCGTACCCTTGCGCCCGCTTGTGACGCGCGACCACGTCGCCCATCACATAGTTGCGGGCGTGACCCATGTGGATGTTGCCCGACGGATAGGGGAACATCTCGAGGACGTAGTATTTGGGCCGCCCGGTGTCCTCGTTCGACACGGAGAAGGCGTCAGCAGCCGCCCAGCGGGCTTGCTGGCGGGGTTCGGCGGTCTTGGACTCGTAACGAGTGGCCACGGCGTATCCTGAGGTATCGCCTCAGGCGCGAAGCTTGAGGCGGCCCTGAGGTCTGCGTTGGGGTGGCGGAGGTAGAAGCGGCTCTTAGCGAGCCGCGTTGGCGAGATTAAGCTGACGCGCGCGGGTCAGGATGGCGTTTTCCAGATCGGTTTCCGTCTGGGCTGCAACCGGGGCGGCGGTCCAGGCGCCGGCGGCGTCCTTGACTTCCTTGGTCACGGACACGTTCAGGGCGTCGGCGCGCAGGCGGCGATCCAGGATGAAGACGGTGGCCTTGAAGCGCTCGTTCGGCGCTTGCGGGTTGACGTACCAGTCATAGTTGACGACGCCGCCCCAGGGGTCGGCGCTGGCCAGGGGCATGAAGGCCAGGGTGTCCAGCGTGGCGCGCCACAGGTAGGCGTTCACGCCAATGCCCAACTGGGCGTCGGCCTTGGGAGCCTTATCCTTGGCGCCGACGAAAGGCAGGCTGGAGCAACCGCCCAGCAGCAGTCCCGACGCGATCAGGGCGACCGCAGCGCCGCGAACAAATGCCATTCCGAGATCTCCGTAAAGGTTCGAGGTCGAGCCGTGGAGCGAACCTCGAGCGCACGCGCTCCAAGGATACGCGCACGCCTGCGCCGCAGCCGCGCACTATAACACGGCGAAAAGGGGCCGTGACAAGGCGAAGCCGTGTTCGATCGTCGGTAAGTCGACTTATTGGCGTGGTCTCAGCGCCACAGCAACCGCAAGAGTCGTCGGGAACGGCCTGTGGATGACTACGTTTCGTTGACCGGGCGGACCAGCGGTGTCTAATCGCTGTGTCCTCGGGCTTCGGCCCCGGGTTCAGGAACAAGGTCCGGCGCGATCGTCGGGTCCAAGGGTTGGAAGATGCGTTTCGTTGCGATCATCGCTGCGACTGTGAGCATCCTGGCGATCGCCGGGACGGCCCATGACGCCTCGGCCCAGGCCCGTCGCGCGCCCGTCGTTTCCCTGACCGAAGCCGCCCAGGCCTCGCATGCGACGCCTGCGCCGCAACGTCGTGGCCTGCGCTGGAACGACAGCGGCCGCTGGGGTCTGAACTTCAACCTGAACCAGCCGGTCGGCCGCGAAACCGACTGGGGCGACGTCGAGGCCGGCGCCTACTACCGCCTCAGCCCGCGCTTGCGGGTTGGCGCCGCCGCCAATCTGGCCACGCCAGAAGTCGATCCGGCCCGCGCCCCTGAAAGCGCTGCCGACCGCCGCGCCGCCCCGCGCGTGCGTCTGGAAACCATCTTCAAGTTCTGATCGCGTCTGGGCTCTAGGGCCGGAAAGCGGTCTGCACGGCGTCCACGCCTGCGATTCCGCGCGCGCCTGATCCGATCAGGGTCGCGGCGTTGTCGGCGCTGATCCCCCCCAGAGCATAGACCGGGCAGGGGGCGCTCGCCGCCATCGCCGTGAACCCTTCGATCCCCAGCGCGGCCTTGGCCCCCGAAAGGCCGCCCGCTGGAAAGACCGGCGACAGGATCATGGCGTCCAGATCGCGCGCGCCCGTCACCGTCTCAAGCGAATGCGCCGCCCCGGTCAGCAGCCAGTCGGGGCGCCGCACCGACAGGGCGTAGGCCGCTGACAGGGCCCGTTCCGGCAGGTGCACGCCGTCCGCCTCGATCCGCTCGGCCAGTTCGGCGTCCAGCCCGACCAGCAAGCGCACGCCCGCCGCCTGGGTCGCCGCCCGCAGTCGCAGACCGGTTTCCAGCGCGTCCGCCGCGCCGAA
Coding sequences within it:
- the rsmG gene encoding 16S rRNA (guanine(527)-N(7))-methyltransferase RsmG; the protein is MSLDPVAAFRAHTGASEAQINDLTAFLAMLTEANEVMNLVGPDSIPDFWNRHAWDSAQLLTQAPEALTWADLGAGAGFPGVVLAILLKDRPDAHVWLIDSLGKRCRFLEQVVEALDLPATVVNGRAEEQDVEVDIVTARAVAPMEKLLAYAQPYFQHGAQGLFLKGEKAEAELKEAAKVWQFKSDLSVSRSDPRGRIVHIRSLRRVR
- a CDS encoding ParA family protein, translated to MSADREKQTRVLAVSNQKGGVGKTTTAINLGTALAAIGEKVLIVDMDPQGNASTGLGVPRETRRATIYDVIVDGRPIDQSAVETAVPGLFIVPADADMSGVEIELSQADRRSYRLRDALAAQGGNGHTRYDYVLIDCPPSLNLLTLNAMAAADAVLVPLQCEFFALEGLTQLMRTIDMVKQSLNPALEIQGLVLTMYDRRNALSGQVAADVRAHFGDKVYDSVIPRNVRVSEAPSFGKPVLIYDLKCTGSQAYLKLARELVARERQRRQALAA
- a CDS encoding ParB/RepB/Spo0J family partition protein; translation: MSERQRGLGRGLSALLGENVAESAPVDGGAQPTGVRAVPIESLKPNPDQPRKQFAAEHLEELTASIRDKGVLQPILVRAQPGEDGMWQIIAGERRWRAAQAARLKFVPIIERPMDDVEVMEVAIIENVQRADLNPVEEAMAYGSLISRFGRTQDALAGVVGKSRSHVANTLRLLQLPDSVLTHVMENRLSAGHARALITAPNPEALAEQVLSKGLNVRQTEALARRAADGPKASKAKPALSGEGAADVAALEQDLADALGLKVLLTDKGGKGELTIKYATLEQLDDLCRRLMRG
- the holA gene encoding DNA polymerase III subunit delta, which translates into the protein MILAKRPEVDRFLKSPDAHIRAAVIHGKDRSGVTERALTLYKAITPDLNDPFNVTFLTEADIDGDAVKLEEALTALSMIGGRRLVRIRLSDGKASVDKAIAAALTVHADGGYNPDAMLVIEAGALGRESALRKAAEKSPGAVGIACYEDEVGDVARMTREALGADKVGLTSDALDRFVARLPRERGLMRQEIERLVLYIGPGSGRTIDVPELEEHLGVEPDASLSDAALQAFGGRPGPAQSGLRRALAEGESAVMAVRMAAIHLGKLRRINVLQASGAGAKEAAKSAGVFWKQEAEMLRQARAWRLETLDEVQDNVNTADIATKTTGMPEALIAERLLLEISARAKRMGL
- the lptE gene encoding LPS assembly lipoprotein LptE; amino-acid sequence: MRRALALIAVAGAALLSGCGFTPLYGDTGVGAGLSRIAVTTPDNRLGYRLREQLEDAFGRDGSAQPLYRLATEVTQERRPLGRRIDDTASRYELTVKADWTLTPASGGVPIKGSQTTTTTYAAADQPYAAITAQQDGEDRAAADLARLIRLDMMRALAGQ
- the leuS gene encoding leucine--tRNA ligase gives rise to the protein MATRYESKTAEPRQQARWAAADAFSVSNEDTGRPKYYVLEMFPYPSGNIHMGHARNYVMGDVVARHKRAQGYDVLHPMGWDAFGMPAENAAMERGVHPGDWTWSNIATMRDQLKLLGLSLDWSREFATCDPAYYGKQQAWFLELYKRGLVYRKDGVVNWDPVDNTVLANEQVIDGRGWRSGALVEKRKLNQWFLRITQYADDLIDGLSELEGRWPDKVRLMQENWIGRSRGLQMKWAFAPDAAPTGHEAVEVYTTRPDTLFGASFVGLAPDHPISKQLAEADPRVAAFVAECRKGGASQAEIEQAEKIGWDTGLKVVHPFTGAEVPVWIANFILSEYGTGAIFACPAHDQRDLDFARKYNLPVIPVVRPEGAGDDFAVANEAYTGPGSIFHSDFLNGLDIDAAKAEAIARIEAAAAGEAKTIYRLRDWGVSRQRYWGCPIPIIHCEACGPVAVPADQLPVELPKDVTFDVPGNPLDRHPTWKHVACPTCGGAARRETDTLDTFVDSSWYFARFADPKADAPINKAAASKWLPVDQYIGGVEHAVLHLLYARFITRALSDAGLMDVKEPFAGLFTQGMVVHETYYEGHEASGKPRWVEPSDVRIETVDGQRVATRLSNGAALTIGDIEKMSKSKKNVVAPQDIIEAYGVDAGRLFVLSDSPPERDVQWSAGGVEGASRFVQRVWTEFDSLDPSAPANADVDASLIRETHKTIKAVSEGVEGFRFNSAIAKLYAFLATLRQHDKAGFEARRTALSTMARLIAPFTPHLAEEAWARLGEAGMVLDAPWPVFDAALAADDEVTLPVQIGGKRRGEVVLPRGSDNATVEAAALANPTVQAYLAANNLSVRKVIVVPDRIVNLVAG
- a CDS encoding DUF3576 domain-containing protein; the protein is MAFVRGAAVALIASGLLLGGCSSLPFVGAKDKAPKADAQLGIGVNAYLWRATLDTLAFMPLASADPWGGVVNYDWYVNPQAPNERFKATVFILDRRLRADALNVSVTKEVKDAAGAWTAAPVAAQTETDLENAILTRARQLNLANAAR
- a CDS encoding thiamine phosphate synthase; this encodes MTLSEDAHTLWQTATALARAAAAVSPPKRPLPPLLFFTDPTRTPRPWETAARLPAGAGVAFRHFGAADALETGLRLRAATQAAGVRLLVGLDAELAERIEADGVHLPERALSAAYALSVRRPDWLLTGAAHSLETVTGARDLDAMILSPVFPAGGLSGAKAALGIEGFTAMAASAPCPVYALGGISADNAATLIGSGARGIAGVDAVQTAFRP